A single Candidatus Binatus sp. DNA region contains:
- a CDS encoding amidohydrolase family protein produces MEPPDLWENYLEPKFRDRAIRIVKDPADGLEVLMIDNQPVLKGVLAGLGGANLPREQLFVPGSKTYLDGCPPASYLPAERIRMLDEWGVTAGVLFPTVGILWDVADNDLASAYARAYNNWIHDFASAARGRVIPIAHIALQDLEAALAELKRCIKLGFKGIFLPPETIGNRRFSHPDFDPIWHECEEAGIPVCLHVIVRFNRAPGIIGQFYQPNEFRTVFGFALGGFAQVVPAAMTMVADGLFDRFPQLKVLCVEAGCGWAPYIMDRMDQKYGLLGWTYPTKLKPSDYFRRNIWVVAEPEERSIGSVMELLGEEHVLWGSDFPHVDSNLDAPHLIRGSVKELSASQQRKLLGENARKVFPI; encoded by the coding sequence ATGGAACCGCCCGACCTCTGGGAAAATTATCTCGAGCCGAAGTTTCGCGATCGCGCAATCAGGATCGTCAAGGATCCGGCCGACGGTCTCGAAGTCCTGATGATCGACAATCAGCCGGTGCTCAAAGGCGTGCTGGCAGGCCTCGGCGGCGCCAATCTGCCGCGTGAGCAACTGTTCGTCCCCGGCTCGAAAACCTACCTCGACGGATGCCCGCCGGCGAGCTATCTGCCAGCCGAGCGCATCAGGATGCTCGACGAATGGGGCGTGACCGCGGGCGTGCTGTTTCCGACGGTCGGGATATTGTGGGACGTCGCGGACAACGACCTCGCGAGCGCGTACGCGCGCGCTTACAACAACTGGATTCACGATTTCGCGAGCGCCGCGCGCGGCCGCGTGATTCCGATCGCGCATATCGCGCTGCAGGACCTCGAAGCGGCGCTCGCCGAGCTCAAGCGATGCATCAAGCTCGGCTTCAAGGGAATCTTTCTGCCGCCCGAGACGATCGGCAACCGGCGCTTCTCGCATCCTGACTTCGATCCGATTTGGCATGAGTGCGAGGAAGCGGGCATCCCGGTATGCCTGCACGTGATCGTGCGCTTCAATCGCGCGCCGGGAATTATAGGACAGTTCTATCAACCCAACGAATTCCGCACCGTGTTCGGCTTCGCGCTCGGCGGATTCGCGCAGGTCGTGCCCGCTGCGATGACGATGGTGGCGGACGGTTTGTTCGATCGATTTCCGCAGCTCAAGGTCCTATGCGTGGAAGCTGGATGCGGCTGGGCGCCGTACATCATGGATCGGATGGATCAGAAATACGGACTGCTCGGATGGACCTATCCGACCAAGCTCAAGCCGTCAGATTATTTTCGCCGCAACATCTGGGTCGTCGCGGAGCCTGAGGAAAGATCAATCGGCTCGGTGATGGAGTTGCTCGGCGAAGAGCACGTGCTGTGGGGATCGGATTTCCCGCACGTCGATTCGAATCTTGACGCGCCGCATCTGATTCGCGGCTCGGTGAAGGAGTTAAGCGCGTCGCAGCAGCGAAAACTGCTCGGCGAAAACGCACGCAAGGTGTTTCCAATCTAA
- a CDS encoding acetyl-CoA hydrolase/transferase family protein, which produces MAAATAPAITRDWRSQLGARLVSAEDAVSHIKSGDRVCLSIAQQTPFELCPALAGRLMDLENMVVSHGAAVMNWDLPGLGQRFRLESMYLTPYDRAIYHRGDAEFTPVQYYRAGHLPPALDNFNVYLMVVSPPDAHGYCNFGESQIMSKLLARNADLVIAEIDKKSIRVGGDNSIHISEIDYFVERMIELPEFNLPVTNEEEARNIATVCNLVAKELIPDKATLQIGVGSMSGMLCQHLHDHHELGMQTEIIPLHTAPLVQEGVLTGKHKKLFPGLVVGSGIAPLTPREQLDYIDGNPKFALYDFNTTDDIRLIAQEEGLISVNNAMAVDLTGQTNGESIGPLMYTGTGGQTAFVIGAALAGGKTVIVVPSASMVNGKRISRIVPVLDPGSVVTSQRGFLHYVVTEYGIATLKGKSIRERIEELVAIAHPDFRSELRSDAKRIYKY; this is translated from the coding sequence ATGGCCGCCGCAACTGCGCCGGCAATCACGCGCGATTGGCGCTCTCAACTTGGCGCGCGCCTGGTATCGGCCGAGGACGCAGTCTCGCATATCAAGTCGGGCGACCGCGTGTGCCTGTCGATCGCGCAGCAGACGCCGTTCGAACTTTGTCCCGCGCTGGCCGGCCGCCTGATGGATCTCGAAAACATGGTGGTGAGTCACGGCGCGGCGGTGATGAACTGGGATTTGCCGGGACTCGGCCAGCGCTTTCGCCTCGAGTCGATGTATCTCACGCCGTACGACCGGGCGATTTATCATCGCGGCGACGCCGAGTTCACGCCGGTGCAGTACTATCGCGCGGGGCATCTGCCGCCCGCGCTCGACAATTTCAACGTGTACCTGATGGTGGTCTCTCCGCCCGACGCGCATGGCTACTGCAATTTCGGCGAATCGCAGATCATGTCGAAGCTGCTGGCGCGCAACGCCGATCTGGTGATCGCGGAGATCGACAAGAAATCGATCCGGGTCGGCGGCGACAACTCGATTCATATTTCCGAGATCGATTATTTCGTCGAACGCATGATCGAATTGCCGGAATTCAACTTGCCGGTGACCAACGAAGAGGAAGCGCGCAACATCGCGACGGTCTGCAATTTGGTCGCCAAGGAACTGATCCCCGACAAGGCGACGCTCCAAATCGGCGTCGGCTCGATGTCCGGGATGCTGTGCCAGCATCTGCACGATCATCATGAGCTCGGGATGCAGACCGAAATTATCCCGCTGCACACCGCGCCGCTGGTCCAGGAAGGCGTGCTGACCGGTAAGCACAAGAAACTTTTTCCAGGCCTGGTCGTGGGATCGGGAATCGCGCCGCTCACGCCGCGCGAGCAACTCGATTATATCGACGGCAATCCGAAGTTCGCGCTGTACGATTTCAATACCACCGACGATATTCGGTTGATCGCGCAGGAAGAGGGACTCATCTCGGTCAACAACGCGATGGCGGTCGATCTCACCGGACAGACCAACGGCGAATCGATTGGACCGCTGATGTACACGGGCACCGGCGGACAGACGGCGTTTGTTATCGGCGCGGCGCTCGCGGGCGGCAAGACGGTGATCGTGGTGCCCTCAGCCTCGATGGTCAACGGGAAGCGCATCTCACGCATCGTGCCGGTGCTCGATCCCGGCAGCGTCGTGACTTCGCAGCGCGGCTTTTTGCACTACGTCGTGACCGAGTACGGAATCGCGACCCTGAAGGGCAAATCGATCCGCGAACGAATCGAGGAGCTGGTCGCAATCGCGCATCCGGATTTTCGATCGGAGCTGCGTTCCGACGCGAAGCGCATCTACAAGTACTGA
- a CDS encoding ferritin-like domain-containing protein, producing the protein MASEPTMDRISTTLETVFQRSYAVEAPDLRRLYENAKRDQWNASRDIDWTADVDPERGIFADELIDGHGTPTLNHLDAPTFKRLNVEFSCWRLSQLLHGEEGAMLACAQLVDMVPGNDAKFFVATQAVDEARHAEVLSRYLIEKCGGKIYPINGNVKRIFDYILGHGKWFVKTVGLQLLAETFAVSLFRMLMETAKDPLLRQICRRILADESRHMGFSVLSLPDEIRSLNSSEMRELEDFVREALTLLLSGQFPREAYEAVGLNSADINTIYHARKEIARGTDYAYFRKLFRREMHSTVVTNMKKVGLLNDRTTAFMRDMGIDTNLASAA; encoded by the coding sequence ATGGCATCGGAACCGACCATGGACCGTATCTCGACCACGCTCGAAACCGTATTCCAGCGCTCGTATGCGGTCGAAGCCCCCGATCTCCGCCGCCTCTACGAAAACGCCAAGCGCGATCAGTGGAACGCCTCGCGCGATATCGACTGGACCGCCGACGTCGATCCCGAGCGCGGAATCTTCGCCGACGAACTGATCGACGGCCACGGCACCCCGACGCTAAATCACCTCGACGCGCCGACCTTCAAGCGGCTCAACGTCGAGTTCTCGTGCTGGCGACTCTCGCAACTGCTGCACGGCGAGGAGGGCGCGATGCTCGCGTGCGCGCAACTGGTCGATATGGTGCCGGGCAACGACGCCAAGTTTTTCGTCGCGACCCAGGCCGTCGATGAGGCGCGCCACGCCGAAGTGCTGAGCCGTTATCTGATCGAGAAATGCGGCGGCAAGATTTATCCGATTAATGGCAACGTCAAGCGGATTTTCGATTACATCCTTGGCCACGGCAAATGGTTCGTCAAAACCGTCGGGCTGCAACTGCTCGCCGAGACGTTCGCCGTGTCGCTGTTCCGGATGCTGATGGAGACCGCCAAGGACCCGCTGCTCCGCCAAATCTGCCGCCGGATTTTGGCCGACGAATCGCGCCACATGGGATTTTCGGTGCTGAGCCTGCCGGATGAAATCCGCAGCCTGAATTCCTCCGAGATGCGCGAGCTCGAGGATTTCGTGCGCGAGGCGCTGACGTTGCTGCTGAGCGGGCAATTCCCGCGCGAGGCGTATGAGGCCGTCGGCCTGAATTCCGCCGATATCAATACGATCTACCACGCCCGCAAAGAAATCGCGCGCGGCACCGACTACGCTTACTTCCGCAAACTGTTCCGGCGCGAAATGCATTCGACGGTGGTGACCAACATGAAGAAAGTCGGCTTGCTCAACGATCGCACGACCGCCTTCATGCGCGACATGGGAATCGACACCAACCTCGCGAGCGCCGCGTAA
- a CDS encoding helix-turn-helix domain-containing protein, translating to MKKSLKQPDPHVSDKRLAVRRGQALVHPRSFVERLNQVMLGRNVADIAKKIGASRATLYKWFGGREPSLANLAAFAKATNVSLSWLIAGEGPRNLGELPGYLAPNSIRAPVPVAFERGWLRETFGPEWIVTSEDLAEGPRKLVRSQIVQVQDDSMHPTLLPGDLLLCSLDEVSRETTPPNGIYAVRLFGSKEMMKKFARDFTTERLVPRRVEWRSNRRGVIRCDNTAYPTATEVADGYEKNSVAGRVVLRITKV from the coding sequence ATGAAAAAATCACTGAAACAACCTGATCCGCATGTATCCGACAAACGCTTAGCCGTCAGGCGAGGGCAAGCCCTGGTCCACCCTCGCTCTTTCGTGGAGCGTTTAAACCAAGTAATGCTGGGTCGAAATGTCGCCGACATAGCTAAAAAAATTGGCGCATCGCGAGCTACGCTCTATAAATGGTTCGGAGGTCGCGAACCGAGTCTTGCTAACCTCGCAGCCTTCGCGAAGGCCACGAACGTCAGCCTCTCTTGGCTGATCGCGGGTGAGGGTCCCAGGAACTTGGGCGAACTCCCTGGATACCTCGCACCTAACTCTATCAGGGCGCCAGTGCCCGTCGCTTTTGAGAGGGGATGGCTGCGAGAAACCTTCGGTCCCGAATGGATCGTTACCTCAGAAGACCTAGCCGAAGGACCGCGCAAATTGGTGCGATCACAAATCGTTCAGGTCCAGGACGATTCGATGCATCCAACGTTGCTACCAGGCGATCTATTGCTATGCAGCCTGGATGAGGTCTCCAGGGAGACGACTCCGCCCAATGGAATTTACGCGGTGAGGCTGTTTGGTTCCAAGGAGATGATGAAGAAGTTCGCGCGGGACTTCACAACAGAACGGCTAGTGCCGCGTCGGGTCGAGTGGCGAAGCAATCGCCGGGGGGTCATTAGATGTGATAATACAGCGTACCCCACCGCGACTGAGGTTGCTGACGGATATGAGAAGAACTCGGTTGCTGGAAGAGTGGTGCTGCGAATCACAAAGGTCTAG
- a CDS encoding helix-turn-helix domain-containing protein, which produces MSLRASSPTAAYNASPPADWQREYIIAELHRRGISLRQLSFRNGYRRNTVREALDRVYPKAQSIIAAALGVKPNEIWPSRYQRKRRLLRGPVLRGQQ; this is translated from the coding sequence ATGAGTCTCCGCGCATCTTCTCCGACCGCTGCCTATAACGCAAGTCCGCCCGCCGATTGGCAGCGCGAATACATCATCGCGGAACTGCATAGACGCGGAATCAGTCTCAGGCAACTTTCTTTCCGAAACGGCTATCGACGCAACACCGTCCGCGAAGCTTTGGATCGAGTATACCCCAAGGCTCAATCGATCATCGCGGCCGCGTTGGGTGTTAAGCCGAACGAAATTTGGCCTTCACGCTATCAGCGAAAACGTCGGCTGTTGCGTGGTCCGGTTTTGCGAGGGCAGCAATGA
- a CDS encoding DDE-type integrase/transposase/recombinase: MRPIAARDLARLPSLSRHPRSIKRLAKRNGWSDLGRFGIGGAYYYDLDNPAALKALPAEAWKEIKNQSKSDSIQSKPNITPAITPAPESLAGQSRQRQRAKDVPAFAETENGKARIEGKLTVLAEWDVFPLVVGVSERKRLGKFCESCNNGTIDVADALRELRMEKLLAHRLNTWLKIRRERGIAALAGKYGNRADDGLIDRNPDLKKTIRELRGQRHGMSIAEIKRVIKLNWNGAGQPPSYDQILRFVAKDEERRERELAVVYAPDLYKKKFAAMVGRASAHLTRPLQVVQIDCTKASIFCSDGRRYWIVVAIDVFTRRVLCVVTTAPSAAATLSLLFRVVKEWGGIPEEIRGDHGSEFMNAEVQRAIMEMGSTYSAPLPYTPEGKGVVERVIWTIEHVLIPSLPGFGGHSPKEAAEVRDRTSFANRRGKGTEKIFDCKLTPHDLQAELDRFCRDIYGNRPHAALAGGSPNQRAAEYSGELRKADLAALRYVLAPSPKGGDLRKVGRTAIRIERHDYWALALGEHVNERVRVRFNPGDSGRIHVYAINPPAFICHAECPELTGASRHALALEVNQERKQREKEIRAKAKRESRQFDAAEFIERARAREAARAPHYESAATLVPFSTPALDAAADAAKADTRKETRAEANARRTAEKAQRLDEIARGAEIIRQMTEQEERPSTLLSDDQLYVKARALEAMPESEVPETDLVWLKGFQKMFEYLSRLEDELKSAGAGK, encoded by the coding sequence ATGAGGCCGATTGCGGCGAGAGACCTTGCCCGTCTGCCGAGCCTTTCGAGGCATCCGCGATCTATAAAACGCCTCGCAAAGCGCAATGGATGGAGCGATCTCGGCCGCTTCGGAATTGGCGGTGCATATTACTACGATCTCGATAATCCCGCTGCGCTGAAGGCTCTACCGGCCGAAGCGTGGAAGGAAATCAAAAATCAGAGCAAGTCCGATTCAATTCAATCGAAGCCAAATATCACGCCCGCGATCACGCCGGCGCCGGAGAGCCTCGCAGGACAATCGCGCCAGAGGCAGAGAGCGAAAGACGTACCGGCGTTCGCCGAAACCGAAAACGGCAAGGCGCGCATCGAAGGCAAGCTCACTGTTCTAGCCGAATGGGATGTTTTTCCTCTCGTAGTAGGAGTGAGCGAGCGGAAGCGGCTCGGGAAGTTCTGCGAGTCTTGCAATAACGGCACGATCGATGTTGCCGATGCGCTGAGGGAGCTTCGGATGGAGAAGCTATTGGCGCATCGCCTCAACACTTGGCTGAAAATTCGCCGCGAGCGTGGAATCGCAGCGCTCGCGGGCAAGTATGGGAACCGCGCCGACGACGGCCTGATCGATCGCAACCCTGACCTCAAAAAAACAATCAGGGAACTTCGTGGCCAGCGGCACGGAATGTCGATCGCGGAGATCAAGCGCGTCATCAAACTGAATTGGAACGGCGCGGGCCAGCCGCCTTCCTATGATCAAATCCTGCGCTTCGTCGCCAAAGATGAGGAGCGGCGCGAACGGGAACTCGCGGTCGTCTATGCACCGGACCTCTATAAGAAGAAATTCGCGGCGATGGTTGGACGTGCGAGCGCGCATCTCACGCGTCCGCTTCAGGTCGTTCAGATCGATTGCACGAAAGCTTCGATCTTCTGCTCCGACGGGCGCCGATATTGGATCGTCGTCGCGATCGATGTTTTCACGCGGCGCGTTCTCTGCGTTGTAACGACCGCGCCGAGCGCCGCCGCGACTCTCAGCTTACTATTTCGCGTCGTCAAAGAATGGGGCGGCATCCCTGAGGAGATTCGTGGCGATCACGGCTCCGAGTTCATGAACGCTGAAGTCCAGCGAGCGATCATGGAAATGGGCAGTACCTATTCCGCGCCGCTTCCCTATACCCCGGAAGGAAAAGGCGTGGTCGAACGCGTCATCTGGACGATCGAGCATGTTTTGATTCCGAGTCTGCCGGGCTTTGGTGGGCACAGTCCGAAAGAGGCGGCGGAGGTGCGCGACCGCACGTCGTTCGCCAATCGGCGCGGAAAAGGGACCGAGAAGATTTTCGATTGCAAACTAACGCCGCACGATTTGCAAGCTGAGTTAGATCGATTCTGCCGTGATATCTATGGCAATCGCCCGCACGCCGCACTTGCCGGCGGCTCGCCAAATCAAAGAGCGGCGGAGTACTCCGGCGAACTTCGCAAAGCGGACCTGGCGGCGCTTCGCTATGTGCTGGCGCCCTCTCCGAAGGGCGGCGATCTGCGGAAGGTTGGCAGAACCGCGATCAGGATCGAGAGACACGACTACTGGGCGTTGGCGCTCGGCGAGCACGTAAACGAGCGCGTTCGCGTGCGGTTTAATCCGGGCGATTCGGGCCGCATCCATGTGTACGCGATCAATCCGCCAGCTTTCATCTGCCACGCCGAATGCCCCGAGCTCACCGGCGCTTCACGACACGCGCTCGCGCTCGAAGTGAATCAGGAGCGGAAGCAGAGAGAAAAGGAGATACGCGCCAAGGCGAAGAGAGAGTCGCGCCAATTCGACGCCGCAGAGTTTATCGAAAGAGCGCGTGCACGCGAAGCTGCGCGTGCGCCGCATTATGAGAGCGCCGCTACCCTCGTGCCGTTCAGCACACCAGCGCTGGACGCGGCCGCCGACGCCGCCAAAGCCGATACGCGCAAAGAGACTCGCGCGGAAGCGAACGCGCGGCGCACCGCCGAGAAGGCGCAGCGGCTAGACGAGATCGCGCGCGGCGCCGAAATTATCAGGCAGATGACGGAGCAAGAGGAACGGCCCTCGACGCTCCTGAGCGACGACCAGCTTTATGTAAAAGCACGCGCACTCGAAGCGATGCCCGAGTCGGAGGTTCCGGAAACGGACTTGGTTTGGCTTAAGGGCTTCCAGAAGATGTTCGAGTACCTCTCCCGCCTTGAAGATGAATTGAAATCCGCTGGTGCGGGAAAATGA
- a CDS encoding AAA family ATPase, with protein sequence MKNRIAMVNNLKMLAAAVDALCTSDPGMPVMAIASGGAGSGKTQAVAWAAVKHNAVYVRAIATDTPTSLCSSIMRELGSAPFRTAAPMINFIAKTMSELNRPLFIDEADYVVENPRLCDSMRDLHDISSMPVLMIGMASFRQRVAHREQLASRVSQWIEFRPADLKDARTLADMCCEVRVSDDLLAALHRSSGGSMRRLSVGLSRIERFARKHNLSKVSLPEWSGGSFTFSEPSRGSRTMDLENAL encoded by the coding sequence ATGAAGAATCGGATCGCGATGGTCAACAACCTAAAGATGCTCGCCGCCGCCGTCGATGCGTTGTGCACGTCCGATCCGGGCATGCCGGTGATGGCCATCGCCTCGGGCGGCGCCGGGAGCGGAAAAACGCAGGCAGTCGCGTGGGCAGCGGTCAAGCACAACGCGGTCTATGTGCGCGCGATCGCAACCGACACTCCTACTTCGCTGTGCAGTTCGATCATGCGGGAGCTGGGCTCGGCGCCGTTTCGGACCGCCGCGCCGATGATCAACTTCATCGCGAAAACGATGTCGGAACTGAACCGGCCGCTCTTCATCGACGAGGCCGACTACGTCGTCGAAAATCCGCGCCTCTGCGATTCGATGCGCGACCTTCACGACATTTCGTCCATGCCAGTCTTGATGATCGGCATGGCGAGCTTCCGGCAGCGCGTCGCGCATCGCGAACAGTTAGCGAGCCGAGTCAGTCAGTGGATCGAGTTTCGGCCGGCTGATTTGAAGGACGCGCGCACTCTTGCCGATATGTGTTGCGAGGTGCGCGTGAGCGACGATTTGCTCGCGGCGCTACATCGATCGAGCGGCGGTTCGATGCGCCGGCTGAGCGTCGGCCTCAGCCGAATCGAGCGGTTCGCGCGAAAACACAATTTGTCAAAAGTGAGCTTGCCGGAATGGAGCGGCGGATCGTTTACGTTCTCGGAACCATCGCGAGGGTCGCGGACGATGGACTTGGAGAACGCGCTATGA